In Arvicanthis niloticus isolate mArvNil1 chromosome 16, mArvNil1.pat.X, whole genome shotgun sequence, the sequence GGAGGGGCACTTATTCATCATATCAGACGCTTGTATAGTATGATCTTACCCTGAGATACCAAACATCTTTGGACATactcattcatattttattttttcctcccaGGTACTGACTTTAACATAGACAGCTTACCTCTGCCTCGGAAAGCCCATCATGACTGGGCCCTTTTCCATGAAGAGTCCCCCAAAAACAATTACAAGCTCTTCCATGAGCCAGTCATCACCTTATTCAACCATACGGCCACGTTCAGCAGGCATTCCGACTTGCCACTGACTACGCAGTACTTGGAAGGTGTGGAAGTCCTGAAGTCACTCAGATACCTAGTTCCTTTACAGTCTAAAAACAACCTAAGACAAAAACTGGCCCCACTGGTGTATGTACAGTCAGACTGTGATCCACCCTCAGACAGGGACAGCTATGTTCGGGAGCTGATGGCTTACATTGAGGTTGATTCCTATGGTGAATGTTTACAAAACAGAGATCTTCCCCAGCAGCTGAAAAACCCCGCCTCCATGGATGCGGATGCCTTCTACAGGGTCATTGCCCAGTATAAGTTCATCCTTGCCTTTGAGAATGCAGTCTGTGACGATTACATCACAGAGAAGTTCTGGAGACCACTGAAGCTGGGGGTCGTGCCCGTGTATTATGGATCTCCCACCATCGCAGACTGGCTTCCAAGTGACAGAAGTGCCATTCTTGTATCGGAATTTTCTCACCCCAGAGAACTGGCAAGCTTCATTAGGAGACTGGATTATGATGACGGGTTGTACGAGACCTATGTGGAGTGGAAACTAAAGGGCGAGATCTCTAACCAGCGACTTCTGACAGCTCTCCGGGAACGGGAGTGGGGCGTGCAGGACATTAACCAGGACAACTACATCGACACATTCGAGTGTATGGTGTGCCGCAGGGTGTGGGCAAACAGTAGGCTACAGGAGCAGGTGAGTGAATGGAAGTCTGGTGACGGGTGTGGGCTATCTCTCTGCGTGGTCCTGGTCTTCCTTCTGTGGCTGTCGCCTGCCACCAGGCTCCATTCCTAGCAGAGAGGTGGGATACACTAGAAGGTAGAAGATTGCCCTACTCTTTGGGGATGCTGGCATCCTtacaactcaggacctctgaggaccttctgttctccttgaTTCTTCTGAAGGATGCTTTTGGTACAGGTGCTGGGCTTTGGCACAGGGGttgcagagaaaaggagaaggtccCCAAATCAGAAATGTAAGAGGTCTGCCTGCCGTGGGCATGAGCAACCCTGTAACTTCTCCATCAATACTGTTGTTAAGGAGCCTGTGGCTTGTGCCAGCCCCTTCCACTCAAGCCCACTGCCTGCCATCAGGAAACTCATATTGTACATGCAGTTAGCTACCTTCGTCTCTATTCTTGATCTTCTTCTGACATCTACTCATGCTTACTAATAGAATGTAATTATCCTAATTCTTAAGGTATGGAGCATAAGTTTTCAAAATTTGAAGGTTTTCAAAATGGAAATTGTTTATATAGACCCTACAAGTTGACCATTTCTAATCCCCAAATCCCAAACCTGAAATGTTGTAAAATTTGAAAGTTTTGAATGTCACTTTGTTGTTCAAAGAGTTTCAGACTTTGGAGCATTTTGGATTTCAGATATTCAGCTCTCCTGAGGGATGCCCAACTTGTAAGCATCCTCAGGACTCAGGTGAGGGATGCTCAACCTGTATGAAGAATTCAAATAACAATGAGGCAAGTGACATGGGGCAAAGACCCAAGAGCCAAGTGACAAAACCAGAGTATGAATTTGAGAGTATTTATTAAGCCCACCACGATGACTGCCTGGAGAGAAATAGTTCTCACAGAACAGACCCAGCTAGTTTCTGCAGGGAGCTTTTCAAGGCAGAAATCCATATCTGGGTTGTCAGTTGCAAGTGGCAGTAGagcaagcaagcagtttaacagaagtaAAAACTTGCAGTTAGCTGTGGTGTCTTGACCTCAAGTGCCTGGGACAaggttgggatttttttttttaaagctttatttatttgttatttatgtgAACACACCGtcgctgttttcagacacaccagaagaggacacaccagaagaaggcatcaaatcccatgctagatggttgtgagccaccatgtggttgctgggaattgaactcaggacctctggaagagcaggcagtgctgttaaccactgagccatctttccagccctccccCCCTTCCCGGCCCCCTTCCCAGCCCCCCCCAGTCCCCTCAGCCccccttttaaaaacttttattttattttttattttatttattcactattgctctcttcagatatatcagaagatggcatcagaccccattgcagatggttgtgcactaccaggtggttgctgggaattgaactcaggtcctctggaagaacggtcagtgctcttaaccactgagccatgtctccagcccaaggTTGGGTAATTTTAAAGGGACTTTCCCACAGGAAAGGGTTTAAACAGGAAGTCAGCTCTGAGTCAGGCCTTAGATGGCTGCAGTAGAGACAGAGGAACAATCACACTAAGCCTGAAGAAACTTCCTTTccttaaattattataaaatggtTTATGACATCTTCAGATTTCTAGATTACTCTTGATACATATTTGCATGGCAAATGGCCCCACTCTCTGCATAACTGAATCTACTAAAACGGTATTTattgaaggaaataaaaaggcTAGGTTTAGTTTCTTACAAAATTAAGACGGCTCCGCACATAGTATTATCTGACAGCCGTTATCATCTTTCCTGACCCCAATAAATACATCTTATCTGAATTCTGCAAAGGCAAATGATTtctctaaatatttgttttagctaTCACATAAGCAATATAgaagtatttttatgtattatgtgGGCACTGTGTGAAGTATTTGTATactaaatatgtacatacatacatatgtatatacatatatactaaataaatatatatatttatatgtttagacaaatttaaaatatttgaagtatcattttcttcattttaacaaTTTATGAAAACTTAGAACcttacctgatttttttttttttttactaaattttaAGTCAtaaatttatttgctttattctgAGCACCTTGGTCAGCAACAAGAACACTAAATATTACATCATTCTCAGATCCTGTCTCCTGCTTTCTAATGACTTCCTTTATGATGCAATTTATAGGGCCACCTCACAGAAAAAGTCAAGgtacagcacacatacacatgtacacagctacacacacacacacacacacacactctgcagaAATGTGGGGACCAGACTACATTAATTGTTCATGTTATGACaattatttattctgtttattcGCAGGATATATCAAGGCAGAAAATAGAACTTTCAAAGGTGAAGATTTGCTTTGGCTCTCTTTTAAGACGCAGATTATAGTAGTAGAAAATAGAAAGCATTATTAAAATCCTGACTGTTCTGTGCCACAGAAACCATATTAGCAAGATTATTGCAGGCTGGATATGAGATACAATAGTAT encodes:
- the Pofut3 gene encoding GDP-fucose protein O-fucosyltransferase 3 isoform X2, producing MVRIQRRKLLASCLCMTATVFLMVTLQVVVELGKFERKKFQNSNLQDGHKDVEGEPKHLNPFPEKEALALPGRDKVDAGSYPIVLWWSPLTGETGRLGQCGADACFFTINRTFQHHPMTKAFLFYGTDFNIDSLPLPRKAHHDWALFHEESPKNNYKLFHEPVITLFNHTATFSRHSDLPLTTQYLEGVEVLKSLRYLVPLQSKNNLRQKLAPLVYVQSDCDPPSDRDSYVRELMAYIEVDSYGECLQNRDLPQQLKNPASMDADAFYRVIAQYKFILAFENAVCDDYITEKFWRPLKLGVVPVYYGSPTIADWLPSDRSAILVSEFSHPRELASFIRRLDYDDGLYETYVEWKLKGEISNQRLLTALREREWGVQDINQDNYIDTFECMVCRRVWANSRLQEQIYQKMASDPIADGCALPGGCWELNSGPLEERAYHPNNGRRMFTTCIAQSLPCSPSHLQLLQPYVGGRCENCGYPAFNSLRKKPRR
- the Pofut3 gene encoding GDP-fucose protein O-fucosyltransferase 3 isoform X3 translates to MVRIQRRKLLASCLCMTATVFLMVTLQVVVELGKFERKKFQNSNLQDGHKDVEGEPKHLNPFPEKEALALPGRDKVDAGSYPIVLWWSPLTGETGRLGQCGADACFFTINRTFQHHPMTKAFLFYGTDFNIDSLPLPRKAHHDWALFHEESPKNNYKLFHEPVITLFNHTATFSRHSDLPLTTQYLEGVEVLKSLRYLVPLQSKNNLRQKLAPLVYVQSDCDPPSDRDSYVRELMAYIEVDSYGECLQNRDLPQQLKNPASMDADAFYRVIAQYKFILAFENAVCDDYITEKFWRPLKLGVVPVYYGSPTIADWLPSDRSAILVSEFSHPRELASFIRRLDYDDGLYETYVEWKLKGEISNQRLLTALREREWGVQDINQDNYIDTFECMVCRRVWANSRLQEQGLPPKQWKADVHHLHCPEPTLFAFSSPASPALRGRSLRELWLPSFQQSKKEAQALRWLVDRNQNFSSEEFWALVFKD
- the Pofut3 gene encoding GDP-fucose protein O-fucosyltransferase 3 isoform X1, with product MVRIQRRKLLASCLCMTATVFLMVTLQVVVELGKFERKKFQNSNLQDGHKDVEGEPKHLNPFPEKEALALPGRDKVDAGSYPIVLWWSPLTGETGRLGQCGADACFFTINRTFQHHPMTKAFLFYGTDFNIDSLPLPRKAHHDWALFHEESPKNNYKLFHEPVITLFNHTATFSRHSDLPLTTQYLEGVEVLKSLRYLVPLQSKNNLRQKLAPLVYVQSDCDPPSDRDSYVRELMAYIEVDSYGECLQNRDLPQQLKNPASMDADAFYRVIAQYKFILAFENAVCDDYITEKFWRPLKLGVVPVYYGSPTIADWLPSDRSAILVSEFSHPRELASFIRRLDYDDGLYETYVEWKLKGEISNQRLLTALREREWGVQDINQDNYIDTFECMVCRRVWANSRLQEQDISRQKIELSKGLPPKQWKADVHHLHCPEPTLFAFSSPASPALRGRSLRELWLPSFQQSKKEAQALRWLVDRNQNFSSEEFWALVFKD